The Ranitomeya imitator isolate aRanImi1 chromosome 3, aRanImi1.pri, whole genome shotgun sequence genome has a window encoding:
- the ATP6AP2 gene encoding renin receptor, whose amino-acid sequence MAPPAALAFLAALLAVAVADFSVLKSPQNQIFTPGNWPVPLERIPDVIALSMGFSVEEDLSWPGLGVGNIFQRPRATVLVTVTGVDKLPLSNNEISYPVENAVPYSVDSVVNSIHSMFSEEMPLVLQLAPIEERVYMVGKANSVFEDLAVTLRQLRSRLEQENSILASLSLGSLYKNDEIDRLFLSEMQSLQDIPNLLSRHKHLAKDNVPDIYALEFTGLEEIKKRYGEDSVKFKDATRILSECLQKFADDMYSIYGGNAIVEVVAVETFETPLTRKSRSILQTATDSTSTNPYNLAYDYNFDYAVIFNIILWIMIGLALAVIAISYNLWNMDPGYDSIIYRMTNQKIRMD is encoded by the exons ATGGCTCCTCCAGCAGCGCTCGCCTTCCTCGCTGCGCTCCTGGCAG TTGCAGTTGCTGACTTTAGTGTCTTGAAGTCCCCCCAAAACCAGATCTTCACCCCAGGAAACTGGCCGGTTCCTTTAGAGCGGATTCCCGATGTGATTGCCTTGTCCATGGGCTTTTCTGTAGAAGAG GATTTGTCGTGGCCAGGGCTTGGCGTTGGCAACATATTTCAGCGACCACGTGCCACGGTTTTGGTAACTGTGACCGGTGTGGACAAGCTTCCTCTATCAAACAATGAGATTTCTTACCCAGTAGAGAAT GCTGTTCCCTACAGTGTTGACAGCGTTGTGAACTCCATCCATTCCATGTTCTCTGAGGAGATGCCCCTGGTTCTACAGCTGGCCCCCATAGAAGAA AGGGTGTACATGGTTGGAAAGGCCAACAGTGTGTTTGAAGACCTTGCCGTCACCTTACGACAGCTGAGAAGCCGCTTGGAGCAGGAGAACTCCATTCTGGCCTCTCTGTCTCTAGGATCATTATACAAGAATGATGAG ATTGACAGACTATTTCTCTCTGAAATGCAAAGTCTTCAAGACATCCCAAATCTG CTTTCTCGGCATAAGCACCTTGCTAAAGACAATGTTCCAGATATTTATGCCTTGGAATTTACTGGACTAGAAGAGATTAAGAAACGTTATGGGGAGGACTCTGTGAAGTTTAAGGATGCCACCAGAATTCTGTCAGAATGTCTTCAGAAA TTTGCCGATGACATGTACAGCATTTATGGGGGAAATGCCATAGTGGAAGTTGTCGCGGTGGAAACATTCGAGACTCCCCTGACGAGGAAGAGCCGTTCAATCCTGCAAACTGCAACCGAT AGTACGTCCACCAACCCATACAACTTGGCCTATGACTATAATTTTGACTATGCCGTCATCTTCAACATCATCTTGTGGATTATGATTGGCCTGGCTCTGGCAGTTATTGCCATCTCCTACAACCTCTGGAACATGGACCCTGGGTACGACAGTATCATCTACAGAATGACCAATCAGAAGATCAGGATGGACTGA